A stretch of Macadamia integrifolia cultivar HAES 741 chromosome 7, SCU_Mint_v3, whole genome shotgun sequence DNA encodes these proteins:
- the LOC122083949 gene encoding uncharacterized protein LOC122083949 has product MSLACLVCESVESPSQSFRIYSVSSSDNEGRCSIIINCLNKKAYLGPETPSSEITSAKVTPYPILANTQGVAGTPRLVRRHAIRRDLMSDWNFEELAVEV; this is encoded by the coding sequence ATGAGTCTAGCTTGTCTTGTTTGTGAAAGTGTTGAAAGTCCTTCCCAATCTTTTAGGATTTACTCTGTTTCAAGTTCAGATAATGAGGGCCGTTGTTCTATAATCATCAACTGTTTGAACAAGAAAGCATATCTTGGACCAGAGACACCAAGTAGCGAGATCACATCAGCCAAGGTAACCCCATACCCAATTTTGGCCAACACTCAGGGAGTCGCAGGAACCCCCAGGCTAGTACGGCGCCATGCTATCAGGAGGGACCTTATGAGTGACTGGAACTTTGAAGAATTAGCAGTGGAGGTTTAA
- the LOC122084718 gene encoding exopolygalacturonase-like gives MGLRGNLWVISLLCLSALTEKALSKGHYFNVINYGAKADGRTDMSQALTNAWKNACASRVSSTVLIPKGWYLLGPVILVGPCRSKIEFRNKGRVMAPMNPSAFKGPSWVNFRYISGLTISGKGTFDGRGQVAWAQNDCNRNPNCQQLPVNFRLDFVNNTLVKDITSLNSKNFHMNLFQCHGMRMQNLKIFAPWNSPNTDGIHIGDSSFILIIHSVFGTGDDCISLGSGSRNITISNVFCGPGHGISIGSLGKYKDEADVAGITVRDCTLSGTTNGVRIKTWPNSAPGLASDLTFENIIVKNVYNPVVVDQEYCPNNNCDKQGPSLVKLKNVKFHNIRGTASSNVAVKIVGSSAKPCEVQIGDINLLYHGKGGGATSICHNAKAVHWGKQTPLICPR, from the exons atgggtttGAGAGGAAACCTTTGGGTCATCTCTCTATTGTGTCTTTCAGCATTGACTGAAAAAGCTCTATCCAAGGGACATTACTTCAATGTGATTAACTATGGTGCAAAGGCTGATGGAAGAACAGATATGAGCCAG GCTCTAACAAATGCTTGGAAAAATGCATGTGCTTCAAGGGTATCCTCTACAGTTCTGATCCCTAAAGGGTGGTATTTATTGGGTCCGGTTATTTTGGTTGGACCATGCCGAAGTAAAATTGAGTTTCGAAATAAAGGCAGAGTGATGGCTCCAATGAATCCCTCCGCCTTCAAGGGCCCTTCTTGGGTTAATTTCCGGTACATTAGCGGCTTGACCATCTCTGGAAAAGGAACATTTGATGGAAGAGGACAAGTAGCATGGGCTCAAAACGATTGTAATCGAAACCCCAATTGTCAACAATTACCTGTA AACTTCAGATTGGACTTCGTCAACAACACATTGGTGAAGGACATAACTTCTCTAAACAGCAAAAATTTCCACATGAATCTTTTTCAATGCCACGGTATGAGGATGCAAAACCTTAAGATTTTTGCACCATGGAACAGCCCcaacacagatggaatccacatTGGAGATTCTTCCTTCATCCTTATAATTCATTCAGTTTTCGGCACCGGTGATGACTGTATCTCTCTGGGTTCTGGTAGCCGAAACATCACCATCTCCAATGTGTTCTGTGGACCAGGACATGGTATTAGTATTGGTAGCTTAGGCAAGTACAaagatgaagcagatgttgctGGTATCACAGTAAGGGATTGTACCTTAAGTGGAACAACAAATGGTGTGAGAATCAAGACATGGCCTAACTCTGCTCCAGGTCTTGCATCTGATCTCACTTTTGAGAACATTATAGTGAAAAATGTGTACAATCCAGTGGTAGTAGATCAAGAGTATTGCCCTAATAACAACTGTGACAAGCAAGGACCATCACTAGTGAAGTTGAAGAATGTTAAGTTCCATAACATAAGAGGGACAGCATCTTCAAATGTCGCAGTCAAAATTGTGGGTAGCAGTGCTAAGCCGTGCGAGGTTCAGATTGGAGATATCAATTTGTTATATCATGGAAAGGGAGGAGGTGCTACTTCTATATGTCATAATGCCAAGGCTGTTCATTGGGGCAAACAGACCCCTCTTATTTGTCCACGTTAA